The genome window GGCGACGGGGCGGCGGGCGACCTCTTCGATGACATCGTAGAGCTGCAGGCCGGAGTCCTCGTCCGCCTCCGTCACGAGGAGACCGCGGGTCCGGGCCGGCAACCCGACCTGTCGGGCGATGGGGGGCTGGAGGATCCGCGTCGAGAACTTCATCGGAATCGCCGGCGTTCCCCCCCCGCCCTGACCCGGCTGGGCCGCCTGGCGGTTCGGCGGGCGTTCCGAGAGGGTGACGTTGAGAGGGGTCCGCTTTCCGCCCCGCAGGACGATGACCTGCACAGTCTTGTTGACGGTGGTCAGGCTGACGAGGTGGATGAGGTGGTTCTCGTCCTCGATGTCGATCCCGTCGAAGGTCAGGATGACGTCGTCCTCCCGGACGCCGGCGGAGTAGGCGGGGGTGTCCGTGTAAACCTGGAGGACGTGGGCTCCCCGTTCGCGGTCCAGGTTGAACCGCAGGGCGGCCTGCTCGTCGAACTCCTCGTCGAGCCGCACGCCGAGGTAGCCGCGGCGGACCCGGCCGTGCTCCAGCATCTGGTCGACGACGTACTTGGCCAGATTGGACGGGATGCTGAATCCGATCCCTTCGTTGCCGCCTCCCTGGGAAGCGATGGCGGTGTTGATCCCGATGATCCGGCCGGTCAGGTCGACCAGCGGCCCTCCGCTGTTGCCGGGGTTGATCGCCGCGTCGGTCTGGAGGAAGTCCTGGTTGATGACTTCGTAGTTGTTGTCCGTCAGCACGAGCGCCCGGCGGCCCTTGGCGCTGATGATCCCGAGGGTGACCGACTGGCTGAGTCCAAACGGGCTTCCGACCGCCATCACCATGTGTCCAATGTCGAGGCCGTCGCTGTCTCCCCAGCGGGCGGTCGGCGCGTTCGTCACCGGGAGCCGCAGAATGGCGATGTCGGTCGCCTGGTCTTCCAGGATCTGCGAGGGGGTGAGCGGCGTGCCGTCCGACATCCGGACCTTGACGCTCTGTTTGTTGGCTCCGGCGATGACGTGCCGGTTCGTGACCACGAAGTACCCGCCGAAGCGCTGGCTGGTCATGATGACGCCGGAGCCGGTCTCTTCGACGGTTCCGTTACGCCCGCCGCGGCGGCTTTCGATGTGGACGACCGTCGGCTTGACTGTCGCCGCCACCCGGGAGAGTTGTCGGCCCGCCTGCTCGAGGATCGTGGCGCTCTCGCCGGCCGGGAGGCGGGAGTTGGCATCCTGCGGGAGCCCGGCCGTCTGCGGCGGCTCAGCGGAAGCGCATGTCAGAAAAGTGGTGAGCGCCAGGGAGCCCAGCGTGGCGCGGATCAGCGTCGTCTGACGAAATCGGCATTCCCATCGACCGCGGAACGTCCCTGCGGACATCTTGACGCTCTCCATCCTTGAAGACCGGTATGGGCGAACCGCCCCCGCCCCTGCCCCATGATGTCCAAATCCGCCGGTTCAGTCGACATCAACATCCATCTGATCGAGTGTCAGGTCCCGCTCCTGTTGCCGCGACTCCAGGTCGCTGACCGTCTCCCAGTCTTCCTTGCGTTTCCGCTGTTTCCGGGGATGTTCGGCGTTCTGCTGGCACTCGATGCAGCGGGTCGTATGCGGCAGGGCCTCGAGCCGGGCAATGGAAATCGGGCGGCTGCACCGCTCGCATTGGCCGTAACGCCCTTCCTTTAGGGCGTTTATGGCTCGTCTGACGAGGAAAAGCTCGTCGCTCTCGATCGAAGCGAGCTGCGACCGGATTTCCCGCTCCGAGTCCTCGTTGGCTACGTCTCCCGCATCTCCCGAACCGAAACCGGTGTCGGCCGTCCCTTCCGTGTCGTGGAGATACATTTCCTCGAGGTCGGCCCGGTGGGCCAGCAGTCGCTGATGAAGTCGTCTCAGTGCCTGATCGCGCGTCATGGCCTTCTCCTCCTCATCGGGGTGAAGAGTTACAATGTCCTTTGCTTGAATACGTTGCGAAGAACGTTCGTTAGCAAACGGTCTTCGGTGGAATTGTTGCCACGGGGAAGTCGGCGACGGGAAAAACCCGAGCCGTTCCGTTTCGATTTCGACAATTTTCTCGTTGGGAAATGCCAAAGGGCCACGGTAACTTCATCTCCCCCGTGAATCGGTTCGCCGGAGCGTTCCCCCGAAACCGACGGTCAGCGGCCCCCGCTGCAGGCGACCCGCCCGCCGGAGGGCGACGACGGCGAACAGAGAACCCCGTCCGGCCTCGGTGGCGGTGCCGCAAGGGGACTCTCCCTGGCGGTTGTCCGGCATTCAGCACCTCAGACCACGCACCGAAGACCAAGCACCTAATGATCTGCGTCAGTCTTGGACGGACCCGACACCGGATGATGCTCGCCGAGCATCAGGCCCTGGCCCAGCGGGGAGCGGAACTGGTGGAGCTGCGGCTCGACTGGCTGTCCCGCGCCCCGGAACTGCAGCGGCTGCTCAAGGATCGTCCCACCCCCGTGATCTGCACGGTCCGCCGGCCCCAGGACGGCGGGCGGTGGCGCGGGTCGGAGGAGGAGCGGCAGACGATCCTCCGGCAGGCGATCGTCTCGGGGGTCGAGTACGTCGACCTCGAACTGGACGCTGCGGAAAAAATTCGCCGCTACGGGAAGACGAAGCGGATCGTCAGTTTCCACGACTTCCAGGGGACTCCCGAGAACCTCGAGGAGATCCACGCGCAGCTGGCGGCCAAGGACGCCGACATCGTCAAGGTCGTGACGACGGCTCAGTCTCCCCTCGACTGCGTGCGGCTCCTGAAGCTGGCCCGCTCCGCGAAGGTCCCGACGATCGCGTTCTGCATGGGAGAGATCGGTCTCATCAGCCGCATCCTGTGCGGACGCTTCGGGTCCCCGTTCACGTACACGACGTTCAGCGCCGACCGCGTCCTGGCCCCCGGCCAGATCGTGTTCGACCAGATGAAGAACCTCTACCGGTACGACCGGATCACGACGGCGACCCGGATCTTCGGGGTCATCGCCGATCCGGTGGCCCACAGCTACAGCCCGGTGATCCACAACGCCGCGTTCCAGCATGACGGCCTGGACGCGGTCTACATCCCGATGCGCGTCCCCGCGGACCAGCTGACCGCGACCCTCAAGGCGTACGGGGACCTGGGGGTCGAAGGGTACAGTGTCACGATTCCCCACAAGGAAGCGGTCCTGACCGCCGCGCAGTTCCGCGAGCCGATCGCGGAGGAGATCGGGGCGTCGAACACGTTGTTCCGGGACCAGAACGGGAACTGGCACGCCGCCAATACCGACTACGAGGCGGCGATGGGCTCCCTCCGCGCGGGACTCAAGGAGAAGGGGGACGCCGATCTCTCCGGAAAGCGGTGCCTGATCCTCGGTGCCGGCGGCGTGGCCAAGGCGATCGGCCTGGGGCTGATCAAGGCGGGGGCGATCGTGACCGTCGCGAGCCGGACGAGCAAGCGGGGGGCGGCCCTGGCGGCGCAGCTCGGCTGCCAGTCGATCGGATGGGAGAACCGCGGGGCCGGGTTCATCGACGTCCTTGTGAATTGCACCCCTGTCGGGATGGCGCCCAACGTCGATCAGAGCCCATATGCCGGCAACTGGCTGCGGGAGGGGACGCTCGTGTTCGACACGATCTACAACCCGGAGAACACCCTGCTGATCAAGGAAGCCCGGGAGCGTCTTTGCCTGACGGTGAGCGGGCTCGAGATGTTTATCCAGCAGGCGGCGGCCCAGTACGAGCATTTCGTCGGGCGGCCCGCTCCGGTCGATGTCATGCGGGATGCCCTGAGGCGGGCGATGTCCGCCGCGCATTGAGACTGCGGGCGCGTTTGGACGATGTCCTTGCCGGCACGACGCTTGTTGCTCAAGCCCAACGTGCCACGGCAGCCGGGAGCAAGGGAGCGTGACTCCCTTGGATCCCCCACCAGGGACCAGCCCCTGGACCCCAGCGCAAGATCCGGAGCGATCGGCAGGATTTCAGCCCTCTTGGATTTCCTGGGAATCGGGACGTTTCCAGACCGGATCGTCGTTGTCGGCGACGTAGGCCGACAGCAACTCGTACGGCCCGAACTGGTTCTTGTAGGCCATCGACTGGCATCCACTGACCCAGTAGCCCAGGTACAGCCACCGCTTTCCGAGCTCGCGGGCCAGCTCGATCTCCCGAAGGATGCTGAACGTGCCGAGTGCCCGGGACCGCAACTCCGGGGCGTGGTAGAAGTAGATGCTGGAGATCGCATCCGGGACGACGTCGATCAGCCCCAGGCCGACGAGCTGACCTTCCGCGAGGTAGCGGATCTCGAACGGAAAGTCCCAGGGGCCGGCAAGGAAGCCCTCGAAGTATTCGGACGGCGCGGTTTCCCGATTCGGCCATCCGCGCCGCGCGTGCATGTCCGCGTGGTAGGCGTTGTACAGCGCAATCTGTTCGCTCGAGACCTCAGGCCGCTCGACAACCGTTTCGATCTCCTGGTTCTTCTGCCAGCAGCGGCGCTGGCTCTTCGACGGCTGGAACGCGGCAACGTCGACCCGCAGGCTGACGCACTGCGTGCAGGCGGGGCAGCGGGGGCGGAAGAAGTGCGTCCCCATCCGCCTCCATCCCCGCCCCAGGAGCAGGCTGTATTGGGTTGCGGTTAACGTCCGGTAAAGACGGTACTCCAGGGCCGCCGTCTGATCCGGAAGGTAGGAGCAGGGGCGCGGGGGCTCGCGGAAAACCAAGGGGAGCGATGTTGGAAACGAGTCTCGCATCGACCGGCCGAAGGTTGGGAGGGACGGACTGTCACGATATCGAGCGGGCCCCCTCTCATGAACCCTCCGGGCGGTTGCACGAGGCAAGACTTCCTCGTCACACTACCGCGCGCTCAAACCTGCCGGAAAACGCTTTTGCCTGGAGACAGAGCCCGATGGCCGACCTGAAACCGTGGATCCGCAATGTTCGCGACTTCCCCAAGCCGGGGATCATGTTTCGGGACATCACGCCGCTCCTGTCCGATCCGGCAGCGTTCCGGTCCGCGGTCCAGATGATGGCCGACCCGTTCCGCGACCAGGGGATCACAGCCATCGCCGCGGCGGAAGCCCGGGGCTTTATCTTCGCCGCCCCGCTGGCGCTGGAGCTCAACGCCGGGTTCATTCCGGTCCGCAAGCCCGGCAAACTCCCCTTCGACACGCAGTCCTTCCACTATGAACTCGAGTATGGGAAGGACACGCTCGAGATCCACATCGACGCCGTGAAGGCGGGCGACAAGGTCCTCCTCGTCGACGACCTGCTGGCGACGGGCGGGACGATCGGCGCCTGCGCCCGGCTGATCCAGAACTCCGGGGCGGAAGTCGCCGGCTACGCCTTCCTCATCGAACTGGCGTTCCTCAACGGCCGCAAGCGGCTCGGATCGGGGAAGGTCTTCAGCCTGATCTCGTACGACGACGAGAACTGAACGTCGCTCTGGAAAGCAAAACACTCCGGGCGGCGGCTAAGCCACCCGGAGTGTTTTGTCCGCTTTTGTCCGGCGATCAGGGGACCAGGGTCCCGTTGATGCTGATCTGACCGGTGGTCGTTCCGCCAGGGGCGACGATTCCCGTGAACCCGCCGCCGTTCTGGGTCTGAATGAGGTTGTCCCCCTGGTTGACCAGGACGACGGTTCCGGCCTGCACGCCGGAGAAGTCGAAGCCGACTTCGTCGAGGGTGTTGAGGTCGAACAGGTTGATGACGTTCAGACCGATGTTGTACGTCGAGTTGACGTTGCCGACGACCTGATTGACCGCCACGGCCGTTCCGAAGGTGGCGTTGTTCGAGAAGTTGATCAGGTTGCTCTGGATCGTGACGTCGCTGTTCGCGCCATCGAACTGCAGCAGCATGGCCGTGCTCAGGATTCCTCCCATCTGGAATCCGGCGATGGTCGAATTCCCCTGGGCGTCGAAGCCGAAGTTGTTGGTGATGAGGGCGGTCGTCTGGGCGTTGAACGTCCAGTCGAGACCGACGCTGCCGTTGAAGTTGTTCGGGCCGGTCGTGGCGGTTCCGGTCTGGAGGACGTTTCCGGAGTACTGGATGCCGCTGTTGAGGGCCGCGTTCCCCTGGAAGATCCCGAAGCCCGTGTGGGCCTGACCCTGCATGTTGAACAGGTTGTTCAGGACCACCGAGTCGTCGGCGATTCCCCCTTGCCAGACGATTCCCAGGGCGGCCTGGCCGAACGTCCGCTGCGACTGGAAACCGCCGGTGCGGGTCGTCGTGTCCCCGTTGTCCGAGATGTCCAGGTGCAGGATCCCGCCCGTCGTGAGGCCGTCGATCCGGACCATGTCGTTGCCGGACCGGAGGCCTCCGTCGCTGATCGTATTGTTGTCCGAGATCGTGACGAAGTAGTCGTCGTCCGTCGTTCCGACGATCCGGATCTGGTTGGCGCCCAGGTTGGCGTTGAAGTTGTTCCCCTGCAGGGTGGTGGTGAACACGGAGAACGCGTTCAGGCCGCCCGCATCGCCGAAGGCTCCGAGGCCGTTGTTGGTGATCTGCGAGTTGCGGATCTGCAGGATGTTCGTCGTCCCCGTGCCGCTGATCGTGTTGACGTCGATGGCCCCCCCGGGGTTTCCGGTGTAGACCTGATTCTGCAGCACGATCCGGCCGACGTTGTCAAACTGAGCCCCGGCGACCGTGAATCCCTGAATCGTATTCTGGGCCGCGGTGCCGATGCCGTTGACCGTGAAGCCTCCGGCCAGGTTCTGCACGAGGATGGCATTGGTTCCCCCCGCGGCCGCGACGGCCCGGATGCGGTCGAACGTCAGGTTGCCGTTCAGCAGTGTCGTGTTGTCGACATGCACGGCGGCGATCCCGGTTCCGTTGGTGACTTCGATGGCTCCCCCGCCAGTTGAGACGGTCTGGTTGTCCTGCATGTAGACCATCGTGCCCCCGGTGCCGGTCACGCTGAGCGTGTTGAACCCGACACTCGTGTTGTCGCGGATGTCGACGCCCGGACCGGCGATCGGCGGGAACGCGATGGGTGGAGTCGCCGCCGTGGGGGCGGTGCCGAGAACACCCGTGGCCGCGAATCCGGTGAAGCTGACGGGGCCAACGGTGTCGAAGATCTGCAGCGCCGATTCGACCTGCGCGAGAGTGTTGTCGACGTTCGTCGCTCCGAAGAACCGGATCGGCCCGGTCGTATTGCGGATCTCGATCCCCACATCGGTGCGGTCCGTGATCAGGTTCGTGCCTCCGACGAGGGTGGAGCCGAAGTCGACCGCCGCACCATCGTTAAGAATCTGGATCGAGGACGATGGCGTTCCCAGGAAGACACCCCCGGCCTCGTCGATCGAGGTGCTGCCGAGGACGACGAATGACGCGTTGCCGCTGTTGGTGGCGACGCCGGCCCGGTCGCCGATGTTGATCCCCGCACCCAGCGGGCTCCCGTTGATGTCGATGAATCCGAACCGGACGGCACCGCCCGAGCTCTGGAAGTTGATCGCCGCGTCGCCGAGGGCCGTTCCGCCGCCGGCGCTCTGGCCCGTCTGTCCCATGTTGATCTGCGTCAGGCCGTTGAACGCCACGCTGCCGTCGATCGTGAGGCCCGTGATCTGGACGCCGATGTCGTTGCGGTTGGTGATAATCAGGTCGCCGAGCTGAGTGAAGTCGCCGTCATAGTTGACGATCTCCACTGACGGCCCGCCGACGTCGTCGATGAAGATGAAATCGTTCACGGCTACGTTGCCGAAGGAGTCGAGCAGCTTGAATCCGGCATTGGCCCCGGTACTGCTGACGAAGACGCTCTCGAGGGTCGTCTGGGCGTTGGATCCCTGGATCAGGACGCCGTTGCCGCCGATATCGACGATCTCCGTGCCGGTGAGGTTGACGACTCCGAAGTTGTTGATCATCCGCAGGGCGTAATTCCCGTTCGCCCCGATGTGGGTCAGCTCGCCTTCCTGGAGGCTGATGAGGGCGTTGCCGCCATTGATCTCCAGGGAATTGCCGAGCACGGCACCGGCCGAGGCGGGACCGAACTCGGGGTCATCGCCGACTCGCGTCCGGTCGAGGCTGACGGTCCCGAAGGCGTTGGTGACCGTAATCCCGTTGCCGGTGATTCCGTTCATGACGTTGTCGCGGGCGACGACATTCCCGACGCCGTTGATGTTGATGACGCTGGTCGTGGCCGAGTCGAGGAAGCTGAAGCCCGAGAAGGTGCTGTTGTTCGCCATGTTGACGATCGGGCCGCCGCCGGTGTTCAGGTTGGTGAACAGCGGGCGGTTGACCCCCAGCGTGGCGCGGGGAACGTTGATGGTCCCCCCGCCCTGCAGCGGCAGCGTGTTCGTGACGAAGTTCGATTCCCCGAGGACGGTCTGCCCGGCGACCAGGTTGATCGGCGTGTTGATGAGGGGGTTCTCGACGATCGTCTGCGGGTCGGCGCCGTTGTAGACGCTGTCGGCATGGACGTAGTAGATCGTGCCGGGGAGCGGCGGCGAATTGGCGAACGCCTCCTGCAGGTAGCGGTACGGGTCGTCGATCGTTCCCGCCCCTCCCGGGAACTGCGAGTTGGCCGGCGGGTTGTCGTTCGGCGGCGGCAGGTTCCGGATGTGGACGAAGTTGTAGATGTTCCCGTTCGGGTCGGTCGCGAGCTGGTCGGGATTCAGGACATCCTGCGTGTTGGCGACGACGTTCCGGTTGCGGCGGGTCCACTGCGAGATGCGGTTGAACTGGCTCGTTCCCAGTCGCGGGCGGGACTCCTGTCCGTTCCAGTAGTTGAGGTCGATGCCGAAGACGACGTTCTTGTCAAAGACGTTGTCGCTCGTGAACTCGACGAAGGAGTGCACGACCTTCTCGAACAGGTCGCCGTCCAGGCGGAGCTTCCAGCCCCAGACCCGTTCCAGATCGAGGTTCCGCGCCTCATAGTGGTAGACGCCGGCGGAAAGCTCGGTGTTGAACTGCTGGGCGAACTGGCCGACGACCGGCACCGTGAAGGTGAGGTCCCCCCCCTCAAGGGCGGACGCGACGGTGGTCGACGTGTTGAAGGCGATATTGTTGCCCTGGAAGCGGACGGAGCCTGGGACGAACTGCGTCGAGATGTCCCGCCGCTTCTGGCCCTGGGGCTGGTAGTAGTTGAAGCGGACGTCGAGCCACTCGGTGAAGAGCTCGCCGGAGAAGCCGACCTGGTCGAATTGCACGCCGTTCCGGGAGGCGTCCATGTCGTACCAGAACGACCCGCCGACGACCGTGTTGAGCTGCCGGAAGAAGTGGCGGGCCCCGACGCCGGTGCTTCCGCCGATTTCGTCCTCGTTGGTGTAGAAGCCGCGGAGGTCGGTGAAGAAGTACGTGTCCTCGACGAAGATGTATGGGCTGAGGTCGAGGTAGGTCAGCGACGTCTGTCGCTCGATGTTCGGCCCGGCGATGTGTCCGAAGCGGCCCAGGACTCCCATGCCGCCGACGCCGACGTCTTCCGAGACCGGAGGCTGGAAGACCGCCTCCGGGGGCTGGGCGGGCGAGTACCCGTACGGGGCCGCGAGGGTCCCCGAGTCCTGGATGGGAAGCAGCTGCCCCCCTCCATCGGGGCCGTACGGCGGAGCGGCCCCGTCCTGGGCCGTCACGGCGGAGCCGACGGTGAAGATTGCGAGCAAGAGTGCCAGCACGGCACGCCACTGTGAGGATCGACTGCTCATGTGATCGAGGCTCATCCATGCACCTCTGAGTCATCCGCCGCTGCCTGCGGGCGAGTGCCCGAGGAGGGGGGTGCGATCAGGAGAGGGCCCGACTGGCCGGCATCCGGAGATGTCGAACAGGCGGAAACGGGGGACGGTTGGGGACGCTTTCGAAACTCGCGCGGACCGGAGGCTTCCGGCGCGCGGTCCCGAGACGGGAAACAGACGTGGTTCATGGCGACGGTACCGCAACCCCATGTGGTCGAAAAGAGGGAGTCGAGGGGCTCGGGACCTCGGATTCGGGCCGATTCGGGATCACTTTTCCGACACCAGCGGGGCCCGATTCTCGTTCGAAACCGATTCCGTTCGTCGGTGTAACTGTCTGTCTGGTATTTGTTTGCGTGTTCTGTGTTGCGTAGGTCCTGCGTGAGACGCAGGGGGCGCCCGGAACGCGAAAGTGAGTCGCAACGGAATGGCGGAATCGCTCTTGACGACCGCTGGACTTCGGCAGGGATTGCGGATGCCGCGCGGTGGTGGCCGCGAGAACCTGCGGAATCTGCCACCCTCCCGAAGCGCATTTCCCTGGCCGGGTTCTGGCTCGCGCCCGTCCGGTTCCTATACTGGACGCCGACCCTTCGACTCCCGCCGACGCGGATTCGAATGGACACCGGGAGACGACATGAACGAACCGACGGAAACGCTGGCCGACCTCAAGACCCGCATTCGCGAGCAGGCTCACGCCGCGCGGCAGGCCCTGGCGGACAAGGATCCCCTCAGCGTCGAGATCATGAACCGGGTCCTGGCGCTTCCGGAGTACCAGGCGGCGGCGACCGTCATGTTCTACGTCGACGTGCGGGCGGAGGTGCGGACCCGCCATTCGCTCCCGCAGGCCCTCGCCAGCGGCAAGAAGATCGTCATTCCCTACTGCGTGGACGGCGAACTGGAGCTGTTTCATCTGGAGTCGATGGACGAACTGGAAGTGGGGATGTACCGCATCCTGGAGCCAAAAAAGGAGTTGCGCTCGGTCGATGCCAAGCGGGTCGGCGTGGTCGATCTCGATCTGATCATCGTTCCCGGGGTGGCGTTCGACCGGAAGGGGGGACGGACCGGCCACGGCAAGGGGTATTACGACAAGCTCCTGGAGCATGCCCGCCCGCAGACGCCCCTCGTGGCCCTGGCCTTCGAGTGCCAGCTGTTCCCCGAGATCCCAATGCAGTCGCACGACATCTACATGGATCTCGTCGTGACCGAGAGCGGCGTTTACCGGGGTGTCGGACGGGGCGGGAATGGCTGAGTCGATCCCTCCGGCCGCGGCACCTGATGCGACCAGCCCACCCCGTTGGCGGGAGTTCGTGATCGGCGGCCGAACGGCCGACGTTCTGGTCCCTGAGGGCACCCCCGCGGGCGGGGCGATCTTTCTCCACGGCT of Planctomyces sp. SH-PL14 contains these proteins:
- a CDS encoding adenine phosphoribosyltransferase gives rise to the protein MADLKPWIRNVRDFPKPGIMFRDITPLLSDPAAFRSAVQMMADPFRDQGITAIAAAEARGFIFAAPLALELNAGFIPVRKPGKLPFDTQSFHYELEYGKDTLEIHIDAVKAGDKVLLVDDLLATGGTIGACARLIQNSGAEVAGYAFLIELAFLNGRKRLGSGKVFSLISYDDEN
- a CDS encoding arginyltransferase — its product is MRDSFPTSLPLVFREPPRPCSYLPDQTAALEYRLYRTLTATQYSLLLGRGWRRMGTHFFRPRCPACTQCVSLRVDVAAFQPSKSQRRCWQKNQEIETVVERPEVSSEQIALYNAYHADMHARRGWPNRETAPSEYFEGFLAGPWDFPFEIRYLAEGQLVGLGLIDVVPDAISSIYFYHAPELRSRALGTFSILREIELARELGKRWLYLGYWVSGCQSMAYKNQFGPYELLSAYVADNDDPVWKRPDSQEIQEG
- the aroE gene encoding shikimate dehydrogenase, which codes for MICVSLGRTRHRMMLAEHQALAQRGAELVELRLDWLSRAPELQRLLKDRPTPVICTVRRPQDGGRWRGSEEERQTILRQAIVSGVEYVDLELDAAEKIRRYGKTKRIVSFHDFQGTPENLEEIHAQLAAKDADIVKVVTTAQSPLDCVRLLKLARSAKVPTIAFCMGEIGLISRILCGRFGSPFTYTTFSADRVLAPGQIVFDQMKNLYRYDRITTATRIFGVIADPVAHSYSPVIHNAAFQHDGLDAVYIPMRVPADQLTATLKAYGDLGVEGYSVTIPHKEAVLTAAQFREPIAEEIGASNTLFRDQNGNWHAANTDYEAAMGSLRAGLKEKGDADLSGKRCLILGAGGVAKAIGLGLIKAGAIVTVASRTSKRGAALAAQLGCQSIGWENRGAGFIDVLVNCTPVGMAPNVDQSPYAGNWLREGTLVFDTIYNPENTLLIKEARERLCLTVSGLEMFIQQAAAQYEHFVGRPAPVDVMRDALRRAMSAAH
- a CDS encoding TraR/DksA family transcriptional regulator codes for the protein MTRDQALRRLHQRLLAHRADLEEMYLHDTEGTADTGFGSGDAGDVANEDSEREIRSQLASIESDELFLVRRAINALKEGRYGQCERCSRPISIARLEALPHTTRCIECQQNAEHPRKQRKRKEDWETVSDLESRQQERDLTLDQMDVDVD
- a CDS encoding 5-formyltetrahydrofolate cyclo-ligase, with the translated sequence MNEPTETLADLKTRIREQAHAARQALADKDPLSVEIMNRVLALPEYQAAATVMFYVDVRAEVRTRHSLPQALASGKKIVIPYCVDGELELFHLESMDELEVGMYRILEPKKELRSVDAKRVGVVDLDLIIVPGVAFDRKGGRTGHGKGYYDKLLEHARPQTPLVALAFECQLFPEIPMQSHDIYMDLVVTESGVYRGVGRGGNG
- a CDS encoding trypsin-like peptidase domain-containing protein codes for the protein MSAGTFRGRWECRFRQTTLIRATLGSLALTTFLTCASAEPPQTAGLPQDANSRLPAGESATILEQAGRQLSRVAATVKPTVVHIESRRGGRNGTVEETGSGVIMTSQRFGGYFVVTNRHVIAGANKQSVKVRMSDGTPLTPSQILEDQATDIAILRLPVTNAPTARWGDSDGLDIGHMVMAVGSPFGLSQSVTLGIISAKGRRALVLTDNNYEVINQDFLQTDAAINPGNSGGPLVDLTGRIIGINTAIASQGGGNEGIGFSIPSNLAKYVVDQMLEHGRVRRGYLGVRLDEEFDEQAALRFNLDRERGAHVLQVYTDTPAYSAGVREDDVILTFDGIDIEDENHLIHLVSLTTVNKTVQVIVLRGGKRTPLNVTLSERPPNRQAAQPGQGGGGTPAIPMKFSTRILQPPIARQVGLPARTRGLLVTEADEDSGLQLYDVIEEVARRPVATAEQLDQILETIPAGEEVLLKVRRVSNGTPTDQLVIWKRPDLAVPTPAPAPAPAPKPAPSP
- a CDS encoding beta strand repeat-containing protein, with protein sequence MSSRSSQWRAVLALLLAIFTVGSAVTAQDGAAPPYGPDGGGQLLPIQDSGTLAAPYGYSPAQPPEAVFQPPVSEDVGVGGMGVLGRFGHIAGPNIERQTSLTYLDLSPYIFVEDTYFFTDLRGFYTNEDEIGGSTGVGARHFFRQLNTVVGGSFWYDMDASRNGVQFDQVGFSGELFTEWLDVRFNYYQPQGQKRRDISTQFVPGSVRFQGNNIAFNTSTTVASALEGGDLTFTVPVVGQFAQQFNTELSAGVYHYEARNLDLERVWGWKLRLDGDLFEKVVHSFVEFTSDNVFDKNVVFGIDLNYWNGQESRPRLGTSQFNRISQWTRRNRNVVANTQDVLNPDQLATDPNGNIYNFVHIRNLPPPNDNPPANSQFPGGAGTIDDPYRYLQEAFANSPPLPGTIYYVHADSVYNGADPQTIVENPLINTPINLVAGQTVLGESNFVTNTLPLQGGGTINVPRATLGVNRPLFTNLNTGGGPIVNMANNSTFSGFSFLDSATTSVININGVGNVVARDNVMNGITGNGITVTNAFGTVSLDRTRVGDDPEFGPASAGAVLGNSLEINGGNALISLQEGELTHIGANGNYALRMINNFGVVNLTGTEIVDIGGNGVLIQGSNAQTTLESVFVSSTGANAGFKLLDSFGNVAVNDFIFIDDVGGPSVEIVNYDGDFTQLGDLIITNRNDIGVQITGLTIDGSVAFNGLTQINMGQTGQSAGGGTALGDAAINFQSSGGAVRFGFIDINGSPLGAGINIGDRAGVATNSGNASFVVLGSTSIDEAGGVFLGTPSSSIQILNDGAAVDFGSTLVGGTNLITDRTDVGIEIRNTTGPIRFFGATNVDNTLAQVESALQIFDTVGPVSFTGFAATGVLGTAPTAATPPIAFPPIAGPGVDIRDNTSVGFNTLSVTGTGGTMVYMQDNQTVSTGGGAIEVTNGTGIAAVHVDNTTLLNGNLTFDRIRAVAAAGGTNAILVQNLAGGFTVNGIGTAAQNTIQGFTVAGAQFDNVGRIVLQNQVYTGNPGGAIDVNTISGTGTTNILQIRNSQITNNGLGAFGDAGGLNAFSVFTTTLQGNNFNANLGANQIRIVGTTDDDYFVTISDNNTISDGGLRSGNDMVRIDGLTTGGILHLDISDNGDTTTRTGGFQSQRTFGQAALGIVWQGGIADDSVVLNNLFNMQGQAHTGFGIFQGNAALNSGIQYSGNVLQTGTATTGPNNFNGSVGLDWTFNAQTTALITNNFGFDAQGNSTIAGFQMGGILSTAMLLQFDGANSDVTIQSNLINFSNNATFGTAVAVNQVVGNVNSTYNIGLNVINLFDLNTLDEVGFDFSGVQAGTVVLVNQGDNLIQTQNGGGFTGIVAPGGTTTGQISINGTLVP